The following are encoded together in the Echeneis naucrates chromosome 9, fEcheNa1.1, whole genome shotgun sequence genome:
- the ddhd2 gene encoding phospholipase DDHD2 isoform X2, with product MSFSPGTEGGLSQAAPNVNTEEKPSQTEATGKSPEDQVSVPVDEASPSSTSSFEMLDMESVPAPYKEVQPHWFFCRRADDNTSWHPFSREDSDKLERANNTGERCEEVVVAVDGERYDVHVKERKRYAVYWEQGPTEVRRCTWFYKGDKDIRFMPYPEDFSQSLEDAYMIAVTLDEWKRKLDFPTGETVILHNPKLIMQYQPIGLQDEWVSSPSEHTRPRTVKRGVDNISVEIPDVEPEKVDHLVFMVHGIGPACDLRFRSIIQCVNDFRNASLSLLGSHYKRAQQDGLVGRVEFLPVNWHSALHGDATGVDEDIQRITLPSISRLRHFTNDTLLDLFFYNSPTYCQTIVDTVSSEINRLHALFKQRHPEFSGAVSVVGHSLGSLILFDLLTNQRTASDAREGEPSGEPCHLNSDTLEQTLTRLGLQQFLDTLLAENLDLESLALCHDSDLKVLGIPLGPRKKILNYVKRKWLPEDCKTTTVRLASGLQVPPQVNTDHDGNKSPGLMQEQTHFHRTQSITSAVDYEYFDVGIGQVSIEYPQLAFHPQTFFAFGSPIGMFLTVRGLKRIDPNYTFPTCKSFYNIYHPYDPVAYRIEPMIISEADLEPMLIPHHKGRKRMHLELKDSLTRMSMDLKNNVLGSLRTAWQSFARLPVAALPPVEGEGEATTERNLEEIQGVYEEAETSVSAEGSEQPEIKVGMLNAGRRIDYVLQEKPIESFNEYLFAIQSHLCYWESEDTALLLLKEIYDKMGVAFEQPQQ from the exons ATGTCCTTCAGTCCTGGTACAGAGGGGGGTCTTTCTCAGGCTGCCCCAAACGTCAACACTGAAGAAAAGCCCTCACAGACTGAGGCTACGGGGAAATCACCTGAGGATCAG GTTTCGGTTCCAGTGGATGAGGCTTCTCCTTCTTCCACATCTTCCTTTGAAATGCTTGACATGGAGTCGGTCCCAGCTCCTTATAAAGAAGTGCAACCTCACTGGTTCTTCTGCCGACGTGCTGATGACAACACCTCCTGGCACCCTTTCAGCAGAGAAGACTCTGACAAACTTGAAAGAGCCAACAACACTGGTGAGAGG TGT gaggaggtggtggtagCTGTGGATGGAGAGCGGTATGATGTGCATGTCAAGGAGAGGAAGCGTTATGCTGTTTACTGGGAACAAGGTCCCACTGAAGTCCGCCGCTGTACCTGGTTCTACAAAGGAGATAAAGACATCAGGTTCATGCCTTACCCAGAGGACTTCAGCCAAAGTTTAGAG GATGCTTATATGATAGCAGTGACCTTAGATGAATGGAAGAGAAAATTGGATTTTCCCACTGGAGAGACTGTTATCTTACACAATCCCAAA CTGATAATGCAGTATCAGCCAATAGGATTGCAGGATGAGTGGGTGTCCTCCCCCTCAGAGCACACTCGACCTCGAACAGTCAAGAGGGGTGTGGACAATATCTCTGTAGAAATACCAGATG TGGAACCTGAAAAGGTGGACCACCTTGTCTTCATGGTGCATGGGATTGGTCCTGCGTGTGATTTGCGCTTCAGATCCATCATACAGTGTG TAAATGACTTCAGGAATGCTTCCCTGTCCCTCCTGGGCTCACATTATAAGCGAGCTCAGCAGGATGGCCTGGTGGGCAGAGTTGAGTTCCTCCCAGTCAACTGGCACAGTGCTCTGCATGGGGATGCCACTGGAGTGGATGA GGACATCCAGAGAATCACGCTTCCCAGCATCAGCAGACTCAGACATTTCACCAATGACACACTGCTGGACCTGTTTTTCTATAACAGCCCCACTTACTGTCAGACCATAGTGGACACAGTATCTTCAGAAATCAACAGACTGCATGCCCTCTTTAAACAGAGACACCCAGAATTCAGTGGGGCGGTTTCAGTAGTGGGCCATAGCCTGG GTTCGCTGATCCTCTTTGACTTGCTAACCAATCAAAGGACTGCATCAGACGCCAGAGAGGGG GAGCCTTCTGGTGAGCCATGTCATCTGAACAGTGACACTCTGGAGCAGACTCTGACCAGACTGGGTCTACAGCAGTTCCTCGATACCCTGCTGGCAGAAAACCTCGACTTAGAATCACTG GCTCTTTGCCATGACAGTGATCTAAAGGTTTTAGGAATTCCTCTTGGACCTCGGAAGAAAATCCTGAACTATGTGAAGAGGAAATGGCTTCCAGAG GATTGTAAGACAACAACAGTACGTCTAGCTTCAGGGTTGCAGGTCCCACCTCAAGTGAACACTGATCATGATGGTAACAAGTCACCAGGATTGATGCAGGAGCAGACCCACTTCCACAGGACGCAGTCTATCACCAGTGCTGTAGACTATGAATACTTCGACGTGGGCATTGGACAG GTATCCATTGAATATCCACAGTTGGCATTCCACCCTCAGACGTTTTTTGCATTTGGCTCACCCATTGGAATGTTTCTGACCGTTCGAGGGCTTAAACGTATCGATCCAAACTACACCTTCCCAACCTGCAAAAGTTTTTATAACATCTATCACCCA TATGACCCTGTGGCCTATCGGATCGAGCCAATGATTATTTCGGAGGCAGATCTGGAGCCTATGTTAATACCTCACCATAAAGGCCGCAAAAGGATGCACCTGG AACTAAAGGACAGTTTGACTCGTATGAGTATGGATTTGAAAAACAATGTATTGGGATCATTACGGACAGCGTGGCAGTCTTTTGCCAGACTACCAGTCGCTGCACTGCCCCCAgtggaaggagaaggagaagctaCAACAGAGAGAAACCTTGAAGAGATACAGG GAGTGTATGAAGAAGCAGAGACCTCTGTCTCAGCAGAGGGGAGCGAGCAGCCAGAGATTAAAGTGGGGATGTTGAATGCAGGTCGGAGGATTGACTACGTACTTCAGGAAAAACCAATTGAGAGCTTTAACGAATACCTGTTTGCTATCCAGTCTCATCTTTGTTACTG GGAATCTGAGGATActgctctcctgctgctgaaagagaTATATGACAAGATGGGTGTGGCCTTTGAACAAC
- the ddhd2 gene encoding phospholipase DDHD2 isoform X1 encodes MSFSPGTEGGLSQAAPNVNTEEKPSQTEATGKSPEDQVSVPVDEASPSSTSSFEMLDMESVPAPYKEVQPHWFFCRRADDNTSWHPFSREDSDKLERANNTAREKEEEVVVAVDGERYDVHVKERKRYAVYWEQGPTEVRRCTWFYKGDKDIRFMPYPEDFSQSLEDAYMIAVTLDEWKRKLDFPTGETVILHNPKLIMQYQPIGLQDEWVSSPSEHTRPRTVKRGVDNISVEIPDVEPEKVDHLVFMVHGIGPACDLRFRSIIQCVNDFRNASLSLLGSHYKRAQQDGLVGRVEFLPVNWHSALHGDATGVDEDIQRITLPSISRLRHFTNDTLLDLFFYNSPTYCQTIVDTVSSEINRLHALFKQRHPEFSGAVSVVGHSLGSLILFDLLTNQRTASDAREGEPSGEPCHLNSDTLEQTLTRLGLQQFLDTLLAENLDLESLALCHDSDLKVLGIPLGPRKKILNYVKRKWLPEDCKTTTVRLASGLQVPPQVNTDHDGNKSPGLMQEQTHFHRTQSITSAVDYEYFDVGIGQVSIEYPQLAFHPQTFFAFGSPIGMFLTVRGLKRIDPNYTFPTCKSFYNIYHPYDPVAYRIEPMIISEADLEPMLIPHHKGRKRMHLELKDSLTRMSMDLKNNVLGSLRTAWQSFARLPVAALPPVEGEGEATTERNLEEIQGVYEEAETSVSAEGSEQPEIKVGMLNAGRRIDYVLQEKPIESFNEYLFAIQSHLCYWESEDTALLLLKEIYDKMGVAFEQPQQ; translated from the exons ATGTCCTTCAGTCCTGGTACAGAGGGGGGTCTTTCTCAGGCTGCCCCAAACGTCAACACTGAAGAAAAGCCCTCACAGACTGAGGCTACGGGGAAATCACCTGAGGATCAG GTTTCGGTTCCAGTGGATGAGGCTTCTCCTTCTTCCACATCTTCCTTTGAAATGCTTGACATGGAGTCGGTCCCAGCTCCTTATAAAGAAGTGCAACCTCACTGGTTCTTCTGCCGACGTGCTGATGACAACACCTCCTGGCACCCTTTCAGCAGAGAAGACTCTGACAAACTTGAAAGAGCCAACAACACTG caagagagaaagaggaggaggtggtggtagCTGTGGATGGAGAGCGGTATGATGTGCATGTCAAGGAGAGGAAGCGTTATGCTGTTTACTGGGAACAAGGTCCCACTGAAGTCCGCCGCTGTACCTGGTTCTACAAAGGAGATAAAGACATCAGGTTCATGCCTTACCCAGAGGACTTCAGCCAAAGTTTAGAG GATGCTTATATGATAGCAGTGACCTTAGATGAATGGAAGAGAAAATTGGATTTTCCCACTGGAGAGACTGTTATCTTACACAATCCCAAA CTGATAATGCAGTATCAGCCAATAGGATTGCAGGATGAGTGGGTGTCCTCCCCCTCAGAGCACACTCGACCTCGAACAGTCAAGAGGGGTGTGGACAATATCTCTGTAGAAATACCAGATG TGGAACCTGAAAAGGTGGACCACCTTGTCTTCATGGTGCATGGGATTGGTCCTGCGTGTGATTTGCGCTTCAGATCCATCATACAGTGTG TAAATGACTTCAGGAATGCTTCCCTGTCCCTCCTGGGCTCACATTATAAGCGAGCTCAGCAGGATGGCCTGGTGGGCAGAGTTGAGTTCCTCCCAGTCAACTGGCACAGTGCTCTGCATGGGGATGCCACTGGAGTGGATGA GGACATCCAGAGAATCACGCTTCCCAGCATCAGCAGACTCAGACATTTCACCAATGACACACTGCTGGACCTGTTTTTCTATAACAGCCCCACTTACTGTCAGACCATAGTGGACACAGTATCTTCAGAAATCAACAGACTGCATGCCCTCTTTAAACAGAGACACCCAGAATTCAGTGGGGCGGTTTCAGTAGTGGGCCATAGCCTGG GTTCGCTGATCCTCTTTGACTTGCTAACCAATCAAAGGACTGCATCAGACGCCAGAGAGGGG GAGCCTTCTGGTGAGCCATGTCATCTGAACAGTGACACTCTGGAGCAGACTCTGACCAGACTGGGTCTACAGCAGTTCCTCGATACCCTGCTGGCAGAAAACCTCGACTTAGAATCACTG GCTCTTTGCCATGACAGTGATCTAAAGGTTTTAGGAATTCCTCTTGGACCTCGGAAGAAAATCCTGAACTATGTGAAGAGGAAATGGCTTCCAGAG GATTGTAAGACAACAACAGTACGTCTAGCTTCAGGGTTGCAGGTCCCACCTCAAGTGAACACTGATCATGATGGTAACAAGTCACCAGGATTGATGCAGGAGCAGACCCACTTCCACAGGACGCAGTCTATCACCAGTGCTGTAGACTATGAATACTTCGACGTGGGCATTGGACAG GTATCCATTGAATATCCACAGTTGGCATTCCACCCTCAGACGTTTTTTGCATTTGGCTCACCCATTGGAATGTTTCTGACCGTTCGAGGGCTTAAACGTATCGATCCAAACTACACCTTCCCAACCTGCAAAAGTTTTTATAACATCTATCACCCA TATGACCCTGTGGCCTATCGGATCGAGCCAATGATTATTTCGGAGGCAGATCTGGAGCCTATGTTAATACCTCACCATAAAGGCCGCAAAAGGATGCACCTGG AACTAAAGGACAGTTTGACTCGTATGAGTATGGATTTGAAAAACAATGTATTGGGATCATTACGGACAGCGTGGCAGTCTTTTGCCAGACTACCAGTCGCTGCACTGCCCCCAgtggaaggagaaggagaagctaCAACAGAGAGAAACCTTGAAGAGATACAGG GAGTGTATGAAGAAGCAGAGACCTCTGTCTCAGCAGAGGGGAGCGAGCAGCCAGAGATTAAAGTGGGGATGTTGAATGCAGGTCGGAGGATTGACTACGTACTTCAGGAAAAACCAATTGAGAGCTTTAACGAATACCTGTTTGCTATCCAGTCTCATCTTTGTTACTG GGAATCTGAGGATActgctctcctgctgctgaaagagaTATATGACAAGATGGGTGTGGCCTTTGAACAAC